A window of the Comamonas sp. Y33R10-2 genome harbors these coding sequences:
- the tolA gene encoding cell envelope integrity protein TolA has product MPNQQDRDQFAPPSHQGRVRSWSLALAAHGLLIAALLWTVRAPKETEEAMVQAEVWSSAAPASAAAVVMPPPPPEPTPEPVSEPPPPPPPEPVVIPRPAPAPTPKIQANDDDHEAEIALAKKKKQEQLKKEKAEKEKVEKAEKAQQEKLDKQKADKAEKAEKERQEKIDQAKKDKAEKLAKDKAEKEKADKAEKDKAAKDKATKEKLEKAEKDKAEKNKLEKEKAAKEAKEKAAKDKAAKEAKAGDDRRKAELARLQGLAGGSGSAGGSGGGDHSGTGGSRTGGAGNSANGGPSAGYGSKVAAKVKPNIVYPDSISGNPRAEVRVRTAPDGTITSATISKSSGNAAWDEAVVRALHKTDKLPRDIDGKVPSDLVIGFRPQD; this is encoded by the coding sequence ATGCCTAACCAGCAAGATCGCGATCAGTTTGCGCCACCCAGCCACCAAGGCCGGGTGCGCTCGTGGTCGCTTGCCCTGGCCGCGCACGGGCTGCTGATTGCCGCTCTGCTGTGGACAGTGCGTGCCCCCAAAGAAACCGAAGAAGCCATGGTTCAAGCCGAGGTCTGGAGCAGTGCAGCCCCAGCCTCCGCGGCGGCTGTAGTGATGCCCCCCCCTCCACCAGAGCCCACTCCCGAGCCTGTCTCAGAGCCGCCACCGCCCCCCCCTCCTGAGCCTGTGGTCATTCCCAGACCCGCTCCAGCACCCACTCCCAAAATCCAAGCCAATGACGACGATCATGAGGCTGAGATTGCGCTGGCCAAAAAGAAGAAGCAAGAGCAGCTGAAGAAGGAAAAAGCCGAGAAAGAAAAAGTAGAAAAAGCTGAAAAGGCACAGCAAGAAAAGCTCGATAAGCAAAAAGCGGACAAGGCGGAAAAAGCAGAAAAAGAACGCCAAGAAAAAATAGATCAGGCCAAAAAAGACAAGGCCGAAAAGCTCGCTAAGGACAAGGCAGAGAAGGAGAAAGCCGACAAGGCTGAAAAAGACAAAGCAGCCAAAGATAAGGCTACCAAGGAAAAATTAGAAAAGGCTGAAAAAGATAAAGCTGAAAAGAACAAGCTTGAGAAGGAAAAGGCCGCTAAAGAAGCCAAAGAAAAAGCAGCAAAGGACAAGGCTGCTAAAGAAGCCAAAGCAGGTGATGACCGCCGCAAGGCTGAACTGGCGCGCTTGCAAGGTTTGGCCGGAGGCTCCGGTAGTGCTGGCGGCAGCGGCGGTGGTGACCACAGCGGCACGGGCGGCAGTCGCACCGGCGGTGCGGGCAACAGCGCCAATGGCGGCCCTTCAGCAGGCTACGGCTCCAAAGTCGCAGCAAAGGTCAAGCCTAATATCGTCTATCCAGACTCCATCAGCGGCAACCCGCGCGCCGAAGTGCGTGTTCGCACAGCGCCAGATGGAACGATCACCAGCGCGACGATCTCCAAGTCCAGCGGCAACGCGGCCTGGGATGAAGCCGTGGTCCGCGCCCTGCACAAAACCGACAAGCTGCCGCGAGATATCGACGGCAAGGTTCCATCCGATCTGGTGATTGGCTTTAGACCGCAAGACTGA
- the serC gene encoding 3-phosphoserine/phosphohydroxythreonine transaminase, with protein sequence MNRPYNFSAGPAAIPEEVLQTAAAEMLDWHGSGMGVMEMSHRGKEFISIYEAAEADLRELLAVPAHFKILFMQGGGLAENAIVPMNLSRAGVTDFVVTGSWSQKSAKEAVKYVSEANVIATGKDSNYTTLPAASSWNLSRGASYVHICSNETIHGVEFHELPDLKALGSDAPLVIDFSSHVASRSIDWSRVGLAFGGAQKNIGPAGLTIVIVREDLLGHALPICPSAFDYKTVADNGSMFNTPPTWGIYMAGLTFKWLKNQTEAGLSGVAAIEARNIAKAKLFYDFVDQSSFYVNKVAENCRSRMNIPFFLNDESRNDAFLAGAKAAGLLQLKGHKSVGGMRASVYNAMPIEGVQALVAYMQDFEQRQA encoded by the coding sequence ATGAACCGCCCCTATAACTTCTCCGCAGGCCCCGCCGCTATCCCTGAAGAAGTGCTGCAAACCGCAGCCGCCGAAATGCTGGACTGGCACGGCTCTGGCATGGGCGTGATGGAAATGAGCCACCGCGGCAAAGAGTTCATCAGCATTTACGAAGCCGCAGAGGCCGATCTGCGCGAATTGCTGGCCGTGCCCGCCCATTTCAAAATCTTGTTCATGCAAGGCGGCGGCTTGGCTGAAAACGCCATCGTGCCCATGAACTTGTCGCGCGCTGGCGTGACCGATTTTGTGGTGACCGGCAGCTGGAGCCAAAAATCGGCCAAGGAAGCCGTCAAGTACGTCAGCGAAGCCAATGTCATCGCCACCGGCAAAGACAGCAACTACACCACCTTGCCCGCTGCCAGCAGCTGGAACCTGAGCCGCGGCGCAAGCTACGTACACATTTGCAGCAACGAGACGATTCACGGCGTTGAATTTCACGAGTTGCCCGACTTGAAAGCGCTGGGCTCAGACGCCCCGCTGGTCATCGACTTTTCCTCGCACGTTGCATCGCGCTCCATTGACTGGAGCCGTGTCGGCTTGGCCTTTGGCGGCGCGCAAAAGAACATTGGCCCGGCTGGCCTGACCATCGTCATCGTGCGCGAAGACTTGCTGGGCCACGCCCTGCCCATCTGCCCCAGCGCTTTTGATTACAAAACAGTGGCCGACAACGGCAGCATGTTCAACACCCCACCAACTTGGGGCATTTACATGGCGGGCCTGACTTTTAAATGGCTCAAAAACCAGACCGAAGCCGGCTTAAGCGGCGTTGCCGCCATCGAAGCGCGCAACATCGCCAAGGCCAAACTGTTCTACGACTTTGTGGACCAGTCCTCGTTTTACGTGAACAAGGTCGCTGAGAACTGCCGCTCGCGCATGAACATTCCGTTCTTTTTGAACGATGAATCGCGCAACGACGCCTTCTTGGCCGGAGCCAAAGCAGCTGGCTTGCTACAGCTCAAGGGCCACAAATCGGTGGGCGGCATGCGCGCCAGCGTTTACAACGCCATGCCTATTGAAGGCGTGCAGGCACTGGTCGCCTATATGCAGGACTTTGAGCAGCGTCAAGCCTAA
- the gyrA gene encoding DNA gyrase subunit A: protein MTQFAKETLPISLEEEMRRSYLDYAMSVIVGRALPDARDGLKPVHRRVLYAMHELNNDWNRPYKKSARIVGDVIGKYHPHGDSAVYDTIVRMAQDFSLRHMLVDGQGNFGSVDGDSAAAMRYTEIRLSKIAHEMLGDIDKETVDFGPNYDGSESEPLVLPSRLPNLLVNGSSGIAVGMATNIAPHNLNEVVDACLHLLQNPEASIDDLMEIVPAPDFPTGGIIYGINGVKEGYRTGRGRVVMRAKVHFEDIDKGQRQSIIVDELPYQVNKKTLQERMAELVHEKKIEGISHIQDESDKSGMRLVIELKRGEVPEVVLNNLYKLTQLQDTFGMNMVALINGQPKLCNLKDLIEVFLQHRREVVTRRTVFELRKARDRGHVLEGLAVALANIDDFIAIIRNAPTPPVAKAALMEKSWDSKLVREMLTRTRTDGGVINADDYRPEGLEVEFGMQGNGLYRLSETQAQEILQMRLQRLTGLEQDKIVVEYKDIMSVIEDLLDILAKPERVSTIIGEELTTVKAEFGQTKKGERRSTVEYSAQDLSTEDLITPTDMVVTLSHTGYIKSQPLSEYRAQKRGGRGKLATATKEDDWIDQLFIANTHDYLLCFSNRGRMYWLKVWEVPSGSRGSRGRPIVNMFPLQDGEKINVVLPLTGENRTFPEDHYVFMATSMGTVKKTALTEFSNPRKAGIIAVGLDEGDFLIGAALTDGKHDVMLFSDGGKAVRFDENDVRPMGRNARGVRGMNIDETQNVIAMLVAEADDGTGNVAAGSQSVLTATENGYGKRTAISEYTRHGRGTKGMIAIQQSERNGKVVAATLVAPEDEIMLITDTGVLVRTRVAEIRELGRATQGVTLINLDAGAKLIGLQRIVENDAIVESDASAENGANDADNSAQAAQANPSTDGAADDSNESRESGEPGDAA, encoded by the coding sequence ATGACCCAGTTTGCTAAAGAAACTCTGCCCATCAGCCTTGAAGAGGAGATGCGACGCAGTTATCTCGATTACGCCATGAGCGTGATCGTTGGCCGGGCGCTTCCTGATGCGCGCGACGGCCTCAAGCCCGTGCACCGCCGCGTTTTGTACGCCATGCACGAACTCAACAACGACTGGAACCGTCCTTATAAAAAGTCAGCGCGTATCGTCGGCGACGTGATTGGTAAGTACCACCCTCACGGCGACAGCGCGGTCTACGACACCATCGTGCGTATGGCCCAAGACTTCTCTTTGCGCCACATGCTGGTGGATGGACAGGGTAACTTCGGCTCGGTGGACGGCGATAGCGCCGCTGCCATGCGATACACGGAAATCCGCCTGTCGAAAATCGCCCATGAAATGCTGGGTGACATCGACAAGGAAACCGTCGACTTTGGCCCCAACTACGACGGCTCTGAAAGCGAGCCTCTGGTGCTGCCAAGCCGCTTGCCCAATTTGCTGGTCAATGGTTCATCGGGCATTGCTGTGGGTATGGCGACAAATATTGCGCCGCATAACCTCAATGAGGTCGTGGACGCCTGCCTGCACCTGCTACAGAACCCTGAAGCCAGCATTGATGACCTGATGGAAATCGTGCCCGCGCCCGACTTCCCAACAGGCGGCATCATCTACGGCATCAACGGCGTCAAAGAAGGCTACCGCACAGGTCGTGGCCGTGTCGTGATGCGCGCCAAGGTGCACTTTGAAGACATCGACAAGGGTCAGCGCCAGTCCATCATCGTTGATGAGTTGCCCTATCAGGTCAACAAAAAGACACTTCAAGAGCGCATGGCCGAGTTGGTGCACGAGAAGAAAATTGAAGGCATCAGCCACATTCAAGACGAGTCGGACAAGTCCGGCATGCGCTTGGTGATTGAGTTAAAGCGTGGTGAAGTGCCTGAAGTTGTGCTCAACAACCTCTACAAACTCACTCAGCTGCAAGACACCTTCGGCATGAACATGGTGGCGCTGATCAACGGTCAGCCCAAGCTGTGCAACCTGAAGGACTTGATCGAAGTATTCCTGCAGCACCGCCGCGAAGTCGTGACACGCCGCACGGTGTTTGAGCTGCGCAAGGCCCGCGACCGCGGCCATGTGCTTGAAGGTCTGGCCGTTGCTTTGGCCAATATTGACGACTTCATCGCCATCATCCGCAACGCCCCCACGCCACCCGTGGCCAAGGCTGCGCTGATGGAAAAGTCGTGGGACAGCAAGCTGGTGCGCGAGATGCTCACCCGCACGCGCACCGATGGCGGCGTGATCAATGCCGACGACTACCGCCCCGAAGGTCTGGAAGTCGAATTCGGCATGCAAGGCAATGGCCTGTATCGCTTGTCTGAGACCCAAGCGCAAGAAATTTTGCAGATGCGTCTGCAGCGCTTGACTGGCCTTGAGCAAGACAAGATCGTGGTTGAGTACAAGGACATCATGTCGGTCATCGAAGACCTGCTGGATATCCTGGCCAAACCCGAGCGCGTCTCCACCATCATTGGTGAAGAGCTGACAACCGTTAAGGCTGAGTTCGGCCAGACCAAGAAGGGCGAGCGCCGCAGCACGGTCGAGTACAGCGCGCAAGACCTGTCTACCGAAGACCTGATTACGCCCACCGACATGGTGGTAACGCTCTCGCACACCGGCTACATCAAGAGCCAGCCACTCTCCGAATACCGCGCCCAAAAGCGCGGCGGACGCGGCAAGCTGGCTACGGCAACCAAGGAAGACGACTGGATCGACCAGCTCTTCATCGCCAACACGCATGACTATCTGCTGTGCTTCTCCAACCGCGGGCGCATGTACTGGCTCAAGGTCTGGGAAGTACCATCGGGCTCGCGCGGCTCACGCGGTCGCCCCATCGTCAACATGTTCCCGCTGCAAGACGGCGAGAAGATCAACGTGGTGTTGCCGCTGACCGGTGAGAACCGCACCTTCCCTGAAGATCATTACGTCTTCATGGCCACCAGCATGGGCACCGTCAAGAAGACGGCGCTGACCGAGTTCAGCAACCCGCGCAAGGCCGGCATTATTGCCGTGGGCTTGGATGAGGGCGATTTCCTGATTGGCGCAGCACTGACCGACGGCAAGCACGATGTGATGCTGTTTAGCGACGGCGGCAAGGCCGTGCGTTTTGATGAAAACGATGTGCGCCCCATGGGCCGCAATGCCCGCGGTGTGCGCGGCATGAACATTGATGAGACGCAAAACGTCATCGCCATGCTGGTAGCCGAAGCCGATGACGGCACAGGCAACGTGGCAGCAGGTTCGCAAAGCGTGTTGACAGCCACCGAAAACGGCTACGGCAAGCGCACTGCAATCAGCGAATACACGCGTCACGGCCGTGGCACCAAGGGCATGATTGCAATTCAGCAGTCCGAGCGCAACGGCAAGGTGGTTGCTGCCACCTTGGTCGCGCCTGAAGACGAAATCATGCTGATCACCGACACCGGCGTGCTGGTGCGTACCCGCGTTGCGGAGATCCGCGAACTGGGCCGCGCCACACAGGGTGTGACGCTGATCAACTTGGATGCCGGCGCCAAGCTCATCGGCCTGCAACGCATTGTGGAAAACGATGCCATTGTTGAAAGCGATGCCAGTGCTGAAAACGGTGCAAACGACGCTGACAACAGCGCCCAAGCAGCCCAAGCCAATCCATCGACAGATGGTGCAGCTGATGACTCTAACGAGTCCCGTGAATCTGGTGAGCCCGGCGACGCCGCTTAA
- a CDS encoding biopolymer transporter ExbD, which produces MAGMSSRGARNRRTVNEINMVPFIDVMLVLLIIFMVTAPMLTPGSINVPSAGKSSRPPTKNIAYVLLEKDGSMQFKNGSNTQTVKLNDLKALAQSWQEGQSEDSAIQIIADKGLPFDDVMKAHSTLSKAGVKRIAFGVVSSSSN; this is translated from the coding sequence ATGGCAGGCATGAGTTCACGCGGCGCTCGTAACCGCCGCACGGTCAACGAAATCAATATGGTGCCCTTCATCGACGTGATGCTGGTGCTGCTCATCATCTTCATGGTGACAGCGCCTATGCTCACGCCGGGCTCCATCAACGTACCAAGCGCCGGCAAGTCTTCGCGCCCACCGACGAAGAACATTGCCTATGTGCTGCTTGAAAAAGATGGCAGCATGCAGTTCAAGAACGGCAGCAACACACAAACCGTCAAACTGAATGACCTCAAGGCCCTTGCTCAGTCTTGGCAAGAAGGCCAAAGCGAAGACAGCGCCATTCAAATCATCGCTGACAAGGGTCTGCCCTTTGATGACGTTATGAAGGCGCATTCCACCCTCTCCAAGGCCGGTGTCAAACGCATTGCCTTTGGCGTTGTCTCTTCTTCCAGCAATTGA
- a CDS encoding HAD-IA family hydrolase codes for MWTHVKAVLFDLDGTLIDSAPDLGAAADKMRVDRGMPSLSLDAYRHMAGAGARGMLGIAFGMTPESEGFAEMREEFFRNYEQCMTERTYAFDGVTELIQSLEAGPLLWGIVTNKSMRFTDPLTRQMPLFSKAAAVVSGDTTAHAKPHPEPLFEAARRMNIHPEHCIYVGDDERDIQAGAAAGMKTVAACYGYLGAKTDTAHWGADAHIKSPLELLKLLG; via the coding sequence ATGTGGACGCATGTGAAAGCGGTGTTGTTCGATTTAGATGGCACATTGATAGATAGCGCGCCAGATTTGGGTGCTGCGGCCGACAAAATGCGCGTCGATCGTGGAATGCCATCATTGTCTTTGGACGCCTACCGCCATATGGCCGGTGCTGGCGCACGCGGAATGCTGGGTATTGCCTTTGGCATGACGCCAGAATCAGAAGGCTTTGCTGAAATGCGAGAAGAATTTTTTCGCAATTACGAGCAATGCATGACTGAGCGGACTTACGCCTTTGATGGTGTGACTGAATTAATACAGTCTTTGGAGGCGGGCCCGCTTTTGTGGGGCATTGTCACCAACAAGTCCATGCGTTTTACTGATCCCTTGACGCGGCAAATGCCTTTGTTCTCCAAAGCTGCAGCAGTGGTGAGCGGAGATACAACAGCCCATGCCAAGCCGCATCCAGAGCCATTATTTGAGGCGGCTCGGCGCATGAACATTCATCCCGAGCATTGCATTTATGTGGGTGACGACGAGCGCGACATTCAGGCTGGCGCTGCAGCAGGTATGAAAACGGTGGCTGCATGCTACGGATACCTAGGCGCAAAGACCGATACAGCGCACTGGGGCGCAGATGCACACATCAAATCTCCACTTGAGCTGTTGAAGTTGCTGGGATAG
- the pheA gene encoding prephenate dehydratase: MSQEPQASPELLTLRNQIDSLDRQLLDLVNQRAQVAEQVGDLKKHEGTSFFRPDRVAQVIEKIKNNNPGPLKSAHVAAIWREIMSACLALESPQRVAVLGPAGTFCEEAAIQYFGGAADLMYCNTFEEVFHATAAGSAQYGVIGMENSNEGVVTRSLDMFLHTPCHVVGEVSMLIRHNLMRTSNSLDGIDVVAAHPQALAQCQGWLSKHLPHAERRPVESNAEGARLAALNPNWVGIASERAAQQFGLHIVSHAIQDDAYNRTRFAVICLPHTLATAAPSGADCTSLIVSVPNTAGAVHDLLVPLKKHGVSMTRFESRPARTGQWEYYFYIDVEGHPEQAHVAAALQELQSLCAFYKVLGTYPVSK; encoded by the coding sequence ATGAGCCAAGAACCCCAAGCCAGCCCCGAGCTGCTGACGCTACGCAACCAGATCGACTCGCTGGACCGCCAGTTGCTGGACCTGGTCAATCAGCGCGCCCAAGTGGCCGAGCAAGTGGGTGATCTCAAAAAGCATGAAGGCACCTCTTTCTTCCGCCCTGACCGCGTGGCTCAGGTCATTGAGAAGATCAAGAACAACAACCCCGGCCCCCTGAAAAGCGCGCATGTAGCCGCCATTTGGCGCGAAATCATGTCGGCTTGTTTGGCACTGGAATCGCCTCAGCGCGTGGCCGTACTCGGCCCTGCTGGCACCTTCTGCGAAGAAGCGGCCATTCAGTACTTCGGCGGCGCTGCCGACTTGATGTACTGCAACACCTTTGAAGAAGTCTTTCACGCCACTGCCGCTGGCAGCGCCCAGTACGGCGTCATCGGCATGGAAAACTCCAACGAAGGCGTGGTGACGCGCTCGCTGGACATGTTCTTGCACACCCCCTGCCATGTGGTGGGCGAGGTCAGCATGCTAATTCGCCACAACCTGATGCGCACCAGCAATTCGCTGGATGGCATTGATGTCGTGGCCGCCCACCCGCAGGCTCTGGCCCAGTGCCAGGGCTGGCTGTCCAAGCACCTGCCCCATGCCGAGCGCCGCCCGGTGGAAAGCAATGCCGAAGGCGCCCGTCTGGCCGCCCTGAACCCCAATTGGGTAGGCATTGCCAGCGAGCGTGCTGCCCAGCAGTTTGGCCTGCATATCGTGAGCCACGCCATTCAAGACGATGCGTACAACCGCACGCGCTTTGCCGTCATTTGCCTGCCGCACACGCTGGCAACTGCTGCACCTAGCGGCGCTGACTGCACCAGTCTCATCGTCTCCGTGCCCAACACCGCAGGCGCTGTGCATGACCTACTAGTACCGCTCAAAAAGCACGGTGTATCCATGACCCGCTTTGAGTCGCGCCCCGCCCGCACAGGTCAGTGGGAGTATTACTTCTACATCGACGTAGAAGGCCACCCCGAACAAGCCCACGTGGCTGCCGCGCTGCAAGAGCTGCAATCGCTATGCGCCTTCTACAAAGTGCTGGGCACCTACCCAGTGAGCAAGTAA
- a CDS encoding prephenate dehydrogenase/arogenate dehydrogenase family protein yields the protein MATPKMQPFEQLGLIGCGLMGGSFALALKKAGLVKRVVGYSKSPSTTERARQMGVIDVEAPSALLAASGADLVLLAVPVAATESTLKSIKHLVTPKMMIMDVGSTKVDVVQAARAALRDQVGSFVPAHPITGKEVAGVEHADVNLYKNAQVILTPTERTLTAHLNRAQALWQALGSHVQAMSPEAHDSALATVSHLPHLLAFAMMQSVISQPKADEVLSLAGPGFRDFTRIGAGDPKLWRDVLLANREQVLNQSRQFRQALEQLEGLMQAQDAQGLQDRLTLASAARAHWKMGTKRDPAL from the coding sequence ATGGCAACGCCAAAAATGCAGCCTTTTGAGCAACTGGGCTTGATTGGCTGCGGCCTCATGGGCGGCTCGTTTGCACTGGCGCTCAAAAAAGCGGGTCTGGTCAAGCGCGTGGTGGGTTACAGCAAATCGCCCTCCACCACCGAGCGAGCCCGCCAAATGGGCGTCATTGATGTGGAAGCGCCTTCGGCCCTGCTAGCCGCATCGGGCGCCGATCTGGTGCTGCTGGCCGTACCCGTGGCGGCGACAGAATCCACTCTCAAGTCCATCAAACATCTGGTCACCCCCAAGATGATGATCATGGATGTGGGCTCCACCAAAGTCGATGTGGTGCAAGCCGCACGCGCGGCGCTGCGCGATCAGGTCGGCAGCTTTGTGCCTGCCCACCCCATTACTGGCAAGGAAGTGGCCGGCGTGGAGCACGCAGACGTCAATCTCTACAAAAACGCGCAGGTCATTCTGACCCCCACAGAACGCACGCTCACCGCCCACCTCAACCGAGCCCAAGCGCTGTGGCAGGCCCTTGGCAGCCATGTACAAGCCATGTCGCCAGAGGCGCATGACAGCGCGCTGGCCACCGTCAGCCACCTGCCCCATTTGCTGGCGTTTGCCATGATGCAAAGCGTGATCAGCCAGCCCAAGGCCGACGAAGTTCTGTCCCTGGCCGGCCCCGGTTTTCGCGACTTCACCCGCATCGGCGCAGGGGACCCCAAGCTGTGGCGCGATGTACTGCTAGCCAATCGCGAGCAGGTGCTCAATCAATCACGCCAGTTCCGCCAAGCACTGGAGCAACTCGAAGGCTTGATGCAAGCTCAAGACGCACAAGGCCTGCAAGACCGCCTCACGCTGGCCAGCGCTGCCCGCGCCCACTGGAAGATGGGCACCAAGCGCGACCCAGCCCTCTGA
- the tolQ gene encoding protein TolQ, with protein sequence MNSQDMSILSLIMQASWAVQLVMLILVVASIASWATIFNKAKALKRVRTLNDNFEQDFWSGTSLNDLYASAAQNAKTGAPMERIFASGMREYQKLRERRMHDVATLMDGTRRAMRASFQRELDELESGLSFLGTVGSVSPYVGLFGTVWGVMHAFTGFANMEQVTLATVAPGIAEALVATAMGLFAAIPAVTAYNRYAHNVDRIASQEETFIEEFSNILQRNVGSSANASASGH encoded by the coding sequence ATGAACTCCCAAGACATGTCCATCCTCAGCCTCATCATGCAGGCCAGCTGGGCGGTTCAACTGGTCATGCTGATTTTGGTGGTCGCATCCATCGCCAGCTGGGCCACCATCTTCAACAAAGCCAAAGCCTTAAAGCGTGTGCGCACGCTCAACGATAATTTTGAGCAAGATTTTTGGTCGGGCACCAGCCTGAACGACCTCTACGCCTCTGCTGCGCAAAACGCCAAGACTGGCGCCCCCATGGAGCGTATTTTTGCCAGCGGTATGCGTGAGTATCAAAAGCTGCGAGAGCGCCGCATGCATGATGTCGCCACGCTAATGGACGGCACACGTCGCGCCATGCGCGCCAGCTTCCAGCGCGAGCTAGATGAGTTGGAATCTGGCCTATCCTTTCTGGGCACCGTGGGCTCAGTCTCGCCTTATGTGGGTCTATTCGGCACCGTCTGGGGCGTGATGCACGCCTTCACCGGCTTTGCCAATATGGAGCAGGTCACACTGGCCACCGTCGCCCCCGGCATTGCCGAAGCGCTGGTTGCTACGGCTATGGGCCTGTTTGCCGCTATTCCAGCAGTCACAGCCTACAACCGCTACGCCCACAACGTAGACCGCATTGCAAGCCAAGAAGAGACCTTCATTGAAGAGTTCTCCAACATCTTGCAGCGCAACGTGGGGTCTAGTGCAAATGCCTCGGCCTCTGGCCACTAA
- the ompA gene encoding outer membrane protein OmpA: protein MKKLNKVAMLFASAALVTAAGAQVKAADGGKTIDNWQNGTSELVWKNGTNELCWRDANWTPATAAVDCDGALKAQVAAPAAPAAVAPVAPAPAAIASKVTYSADAFFDFDKSVLKPAGKTKLDDLTGKIKGVNLEVIIAVGHTDSVGSDAYNQKLSVRRAEAVKAYLVSKGIEKSRVYTEGKGEKQPVADNKTAAGRAQNRRVEIEVVGTKAAQ, encoded by the coding sequence ATGAAGAAACTGAACAAAGTGGCGATGCTGTTTGCCTCCGCTGCCCTCGTGACGGCCGCTGGCGCACAAGTTAAGGCTGCTGACGGTGGCAAGACTATCGACAACTGGCAAAACGGCACCAGCGAGCTGGTGTGGAAGAACGGCACAAACGAATTGTGCTGGCGCGATGCCAACTGGACACCTGCTACTGCTGCTGTTGATTGCGACGGCGCACTGAAGGCTCAAGTTGCTGCTCCTGCTGCTCCTGCTGCTGTTGCTCCAGTTGCTCCCGCTCCTGCTGCTATCGCTTCCAAGGTTACTTACTCTGCTGACGCTTTCTTCGACTTCGACAAGTCGGTTCTGAAGCCAGCTGGTAAGACCAAGCTGGACGACCTGACCGGTAAGATCAAGGGCGTCAACCTGGAAGTTATCATCGCCGTGGGTCACACTGACTCCGTGGGCTCCGATGCTTACAACCAGAAGCTGTCGGTGCGTCGCGCTGAAGCTGTGAAGGCTTACTTGGTGTCCAAGGGCATCGAAAAGAGCCGCGTGTACACCGAAGGTAAGGGCGAAAAGCAACCTGTGGCAGACAACAAGACTGCTGCTGGTCGCGCTCAAAACCGTCGCGTGGAAATCGAAGTTGTGGGCACCAAAGCTGCTCAGTAA
- the ubiG gene encoding bifunctional 2-polyprenyl-6-hydroxyphenol methylase/3-demethylubiquinol 3-O-methyltransferase UbiG yields the protein MSNTINADPAELEKFSSLAHRWWDTESEFKPLHQINPLRLDWINAQAPLANQRVLDVGCGGGILADSMARKGASVVGIDLATKALRVAQLHALETSTPNIQYHEVSVEQLAQEQPASFDVVTCMEMLEHVPDPASIVRACAQLVKPGGWVFFSTINRNAKAFALAIVAAEYMLKMIPKGTHEYAKLLRPSELARFVREAGLDLQGSKGMEHNPISGRYWLSNDTSVNYMLATRRPQE from the coding sequence ATGAGCAACACTATCAATGCCGATCCCGCAGAACTTGAAAAGTTCTCCAGCTTGGCCCATCGCTGGTGGGATACCGAGAGTGAATTCAAGCCCCTGCATCAAATTAACCCTCTGAGGCTCGACTGGATTAACGCCCAGGCGCCTTTGGCGAATCAGCGAGTGCTGGATGTGGGCTGTGGCGGCGGTATTCTTGCCGACTCCATGGCGCGAAAAGGTGCCAGCGTTGTGGGCATTGATCTGGCAACCAAGGCCTTGCGAGTGGCGCAGTTGCATGCGTTGGAGACATCCACACCGAATATTCAGTACCACGAAGTCAGCGTTGAGCAGCTTGCGCAAGAGCAGCCGGCTAGTTTTGATGTGGTGACCTGCATGGAAATGCTGGAGCATGTGCCTGACCCAGCATCCATCGTTCGTGCCTGCGCGCAGCTGGTAAAGCCCGGCGGCTGGGTGTTTTTCTCCACCATTAATCGCAATGCCAAGGCTTTTGCACTGGCGATTGTGGCTGCGGAGTACATGCTAAAAATGATTCCCAAGGGAACGCATGAGTACGCAAAACTACTGCGTCCCAGTGAACTGGCTCGCTTTGTACGAGAAGCGGGGCTGGATCTTCAGGGGAGCAAGGGGATGGAGCACAACCCCATCTCGGGTCGCTATTGGTTAAGCAATGACACTTCGGTCAATTACATGCTGGCGACTCGCCGCCCGCAGGAGTAA